A genomic segment from Solenopsis invicta isolate M01_SB chromosome 5, UNIL_Sinv_3.0, whole genome shotgun sequence encodes:
- the LOC105202943 gene encoding uncharacterized protein LOC105202943, producing the protein MEKQPTALQSSKMDNLLEHIKEYYDPKLQRIYERLVTIEKLLKKKVINKGNIPNKSNMLPLHTIEEFERFEELPPKELDDIVDYFIHIGGFNLRETITFIINEAMTPEVTTHFTWWGNKNKRQLFDTKLMHTIFRAVRANKNFESPDRKMFQKCVMNALQATKQKHRRATNVNDNEVTMTRHRMEQIANIVYTKPCNNNLQKARTSSGLKSKDSIVKQKHRCKTDVKDDEAKKQCRRKQIANVS; encoded by the exons ATGGAAAAGCAACCAACAGCACTGCAGTCATCAAAAATGGACAATTTATTGGA ACATATAAAGGAGTACTACGATCCAAAATTACA GCGCATTTACGAACGTCTCGTTACAATTGAAAAACTTCTAAAGAAGAAAGTGATAAACAAAGGAAATATTCCTAACAAATCAAATATGTTACCATTACATACGATAGAAGAATTTGAACGCTTCGAAGAACTTCCGCCGAAAGAGTTAGATGATATC GTTGATTACTTTATACATATTGGAGGATTTAACTTGCGAGAAAcgattacttttattataaatgaagcGATGACTCCGGAAGTTACTACACATTTTACTTGGTGgggcaataaaaataaacgtcaactttttgatacaaaattgaTGCACACGATATTTC GAGCTGTtcgtgcaaataaaaattttgagagcccagacagaaaaatgtttcaaaaatgcgTTATGAACGCCTTGCAAGCGACAAAGCAAAAACATCGGCGTGCAACGAATGTAAATGACAACGAAGTAACAATGACACGACATCGAATGGAACAGATTGCCAATATAGTTTACACAAAACCCTGCAATAATAATCTTCAGAAGGCTAGAACTTCAAGTGGATTGAAGTCAAAAGACAGTATCGTTAAGCAAAAACATCGATGTAAAACTGATGTCAAGGATGACGAAGCAAAGAAACAATGTCGAAGGAAACAGATCGCCAATGTATCTTGA
- the LOC105202934 gene encoding rho GDP-dissociation inhibitor 1 isoform X1, whose amino-acid sequence MSDPTSDHVDVLDEEPDVESSYKPPPEKSIEQILEADKEDESLRKYKETLLGEAKSGGIIVEPNDPRKVIVKKLALCVTDRPDMELDLTGDLSQLKKQTFVIKEGVSYRIRIDFIVQREIVHGLKYIQKTYRLGVPGVTVDKMMHMVGSYPPKTEIQSYITPAEDAPAGVVARGSYSVSSLFTDDDKHEHLKWEWAFEIKKDWKD is encoded by the exons ATGTCTGACCCTACGAGTGATCATGTAGATGTATTGGACGAGGAGCCGGACGTGGAGTCCAGCTATAAACCTCCACCGGAAAAGTCCATTGAGCAAATCCTGGAGGCAGACAAGGAAGACGAAAGTCTGCGCAAATATAAGGAGACGCTTCTAGGAGAAGCGAAGTCTGGCGGTATCATAGTAG agCCTAATGATCCTAGAAAGGTAATAGTAAAGAAATTGGCACTATGCGTTACCGATCGACCAGACATGGAACTGGACCTGACCGGCGATTTGTCGCAATTGAAGAAACAGACGTTTGTCATAAAAGAGGGTGTGAGCTACAGAATCAGAATCGATTTTATTGTACAACGTGAGATCGTGCATGGATTAAAATACATTCAAAAGACTTATCGCCTTGGTGTACCTG GAGTGACGG TTGACAAAATGATGCATATGGTAGGCTCGTATCCTCCTAAAACGGAGATTCAATCTTATATCACTCCAGCTGAGGACGCGCCAGCCGGTGTTGTTGCGCGGGGCTCCTACAGCGTCAGCTCTCTCTTCACAGACGATGACAAGCACGAACATCTCAAGTGGGAATGGGCATTCGAGATCAAGAAAGATTGGAAAGACTAA
- the LOC105202934 gene encoding rho GDP-dissociation inhibitor 1 isoform X2: protein MSDPTSDHVDVLDEEPDVESSYKPPPEKSIEQILEADKEDESLRKYKETLLGEAKSGGIIVEPNDPRKVIVKKLALCVTDRPDMELDLTGDLSQLKKQTFVIKEGVSYRIRIDFIVQREIVHGLKYIQKTYRLGVPVDKMMHMVGSYPPKTEIQSYITPAEDAPAGVVARGSYSVSSLFTDDDKHEHLKWEWAFEIKKDWKD from the exons ATGTCTGACCCTACGAGTGATCATGTAGATGTATTGGACGAGGAGCCGGACGTGGAGTCCAGCTATAAACCTCCACCGGAAAAGTCCATTGAGCAAATCCTGGAGGCAGACAAGGAAGACGAAAGTCTGCGCAAATATAAGGAGACGCTTCTAGGAGAAGCGAAGTCTGGCGGTATCATAGTAG agCCTAATGATCCTAGAAAGGTAATAGTAAAGAAATTGGCACTATGCGTTACCGATCGACCAGACATGGAACTGGACCTGACCGGCGATTTGTCGCAATTGAAGAAACAGACGTTTGTCATAAAAGAGGGTGTGAGCTACAGAATCAGAATCGATTTTATTGTACAACGTGAGATCGTGCATGGATTAAAATACATTCAAAAGACTTATCGCCTTGGTGTACCTG TTGACAAAATGATGCATATGGTAGGCTCGTATCCTCCTAAAACGGAGATTCAATCTTATATCACTCCAGCTGAGGACGCGCCAGCCGGTGTTGTTGCGCGGGGCTCCTACAGCGTCAGCTCTCTCTTCACAGACGATGACAAGCACGAACATCTCAAGTGGGAATGGGCATTCGAGATCAAGAAAGATTGGAAAGACTAA